One stretch of Fusobacterium simiae DNA includes these proteins:
- a CDS encoding PepSY domain-containing protein has protein sequence MKKIKNIGLLLFLMLSTFSFSYQVNYDDAVDIVLRNYPQSRVTKIEVANYRGKIVYEGEAFDKGQKIEFIIDVNTGEVFKIGPDYDDGYNPNYNLPITFEEANRIALDNSYNGTVKSIELKNINKRAYYVVEVRENKSEKEIDIDANSGKVLSIKENI, from the coding sequence ATGAAAAAAATAAAAAATATAGGACTATTATTATTTTTGATGTTATCAACTTTTAGTTTTTCTTATCAAGTTAATTACGATGATGCAGTTGACATAGTTTTAAGAAATTATCCTCAATCAAGAGTTACAAAAATAGAAGTAGCTAATTATAGAGGTAAAATTGTATATGAAGGAGAGGCTTTTGATAAAGGACAAAAAATAGAATTTATTATAGATGTAAATACTGGTGAAGTTTTTAAGATAGGACCAGATTATGATGATGGTTATAATCCTAATTACAATTTACCAATAACTTTTGAAGAAGCAAATAGGATAGCTTTGGATAATTCATACAATGGAACAGTAAAAAGTATTGAGTTAAAGAATATAAATAAGAGAGCTTATTACGTGGTTGAAGTTAGAGAAAATAAATCTGAAAAAGAAATAGACATTGATGCTAATAGTGGCAAAGTTTTAAGTATAAAGGAAAATATTTAA